The Blastocatellia bacterium genome has a segment encoding these proteins:
- a CDS encoding long-chain fatty acid--CoA ligase — MDGLMMNFPLTLTHFLRRAERYFGRTEIVSRRADGSLHRYRYADFCERAARLANVLRGLGLQPGDRVATFAWNSHRHLEAYFAAPCAGFVLHTLNVRLHPTDVAYIANHAEDRVVLVDHSLLPQFEKIAPHLRTVQHILVMADGPYETSLPATLDYETMLNQASPTCEWPELEENTAAALCYTSGTTGHPKGCLYSHRALFLHSLAVALADGIGVTERDVVMPVVPMFHANAWGLPFAATLVGAKQVFPGPHLQPEALADLIESERVTISAGVPTVWINLLAYLEREPRDVSSLRLMPVGGSAAPRALIEGYQKKLGVQILHAWGMTEMTPLGTCSRPARFMSDWSDDELLRIRCKQGRPVPGVELRAVDENGQEIPWDGQTMGELEVRGPWIIRAYYNAPESADRFHDGWFRTGDVVTIDPDGYIQIVDRTKDVIKSGGEWISSVELENAIMAHPKVLEAAVIAVPHPKWTERPLACVVPRPEYADQITKEEILEFLAPQVAKWWLPDDVVFLDQIPKTSVGKFDKKVLRQQFQNRPIPSSVPTE, encoded by the coding sequence ATGGACGGATTGATGATGAACTTCCCTCTCACTCTCACCCATTTCCTCCGTCGGGCCGAACGATATTTTGGCCGGACGGAGATCGTCTCGCGTCGCGCCGACGGGAGCCTCCATCGTTATCGCTACGCCGATTTTTGCGAGCGCGCGGCCCGATTGGCGAATGTATTGCGCGGACTGGGTCTGCAGCCCGGCGACCGTGTGGCGACATTCGCCTGGAATTCGCATCGTCACCTGGAGGCCTATTTCGCCGCTCCCTGCGCCGGTTTTGTGCTTCATACGCTCAATGTGAGATTGCATCCTACCGATGTCGCCTACATTGCCAATCACGCCGAGGACCGGGTGGTGCTGGTGGATCACAGCCTTCTCCCTCAGTTCGAGAAGATCGCCCCACATCTGCGGACCGTTCAGCACATTCTCGTGATGGCCGATGGGCCGTATGAGACATCGCTTCCCGCCACTCTGGACTACGAGACGATGCTCAACCAAGCGTCCCCCACCTGTGAGTGGCCTGAGCTCGAGGAAAACACGGCGGCGGCGTTGTGCTATACGTCGGGGACGACGGGGCACCCGAAAGGGTGCTTATACAGCCATCGGGCTCTTTTCCTTCACTCGTTGGCCGTCGCTCTGGCCGATGGCATCGGCGTTACCGAGCGAGATGTAGTCATGCCGGTCGTTCCCATGTTTCACGCCAATGCCTGGGGCCTCCCCTTTGCGGCAACGCTCGTCGGAGCGAAACAGGTCTTCCCCGGGCCGCACCTTCAACCCGAAGCGCTGGCCGATCTCATCGAGAGCGAGCGCGTCACGATCTCGGCGGGCGTGCCGACGGTCTGGATCAATCTCCTCGCCTATCTCGAACGCGAGCCCCGCGACGTGAGCAGCCTGCGCCTGATGCCCGTGGGAGGATCGGCGGCACCTCGGGCTCTCATCGAGGGCTATCAGAAAAAGCTCGGCGTCCAGATCCTTCACGCCTGGGGAATGACCGAGATGACCCCTCTCGGCACGTGCAGCCGCCCGGCTCGCTTCATGAGCGACTGGTCCGACGATGAACTGCTTCGCATCCGCTGTAAACAAGGGCGTCCCGTCCCTGGCGTCGAGCTTCGGGCCGTGGATGAAAACGGTCAGGAGATCCCCTGGGACGGCCAGACGATGGGCGAACTTGAAGTGCGTGGCCCCTGGATCATCCGCGCTTACTACAACGCGCCGGAGAGCGCCGATCGCTTCCACGACGGCTGGTTCCGCACGGGCGATGTGGTGACGATTGATCCCGACGGTTACATCCAGATCGTTGACCGCACCAAGGACGTTATCAAAAGCGGCGGCGAGTGGATTTCCTCCGTCGAACTGGAGAACGCCATTATGGCTCATCCCAAGGTGCTGGAAGCGGCCGTCATTGCCGTCCCGCATCCGAAGTGGACCGAACGCCCGCTGGCCTGCGTCGTTCCGCGACCGGAATATGCCGACCAGATCACCAAGGAAGAGATCCTGGAATTCCTCGCGCCCCAGGTCGCCAAGTGGTGGTTGCCGGACGACGTCGTCTTTCTCGACCAGATCCCCAAGACGAGCGTGGGAAAGTTCGACAAAAAAGTTCTCCGCCAGCAGTTCCAGAACCGACCGATCCCTTCGTCGGTCCCGACGGAGTAA
- a CDS encoding amidohydrolase family protein produces MWIRKCYLDDQSDLQSPIPLQICSNEEFIPPPQTEKQKEVGYRLREMADQCAKRLGMTRRQFLQTSCGMAAALLCYNEVFGKVYEVDPIEALDPAASVERWPKTEFIFDNQTHHIDVESGWFHRTEAGRQAAAFLRRFRPNEQTTEEALEALNQAHYVKELFFDSDTLMAIISGVPSSEWNENILPPDKMVKTRNDINRWARSQRMLSHGLLRPNRGPAEFEEMERQVKVLKIDSWKMYPGAEINRGAWWLDDEKVAYPFWERTRKLGIKNLCIHKGLPLGLFNEEHCHPRDVEKAAKDFPDLNFIIYHSGFHPTARVSEKQRSDPQYIPWISELIEIVRRNNLQNVYFELGSTWNILSSIRPEMAMHLFGQLLNLPGGEDHIIWGTDSIWNGSPQSQIERFRRFQIRDDIAEKYGYKKLTPEIKAKVFGLNAARLYKIDVKAKRNAIVTDQIAQLKEEYLTHPQPSNTEFGWVWVD; encoded by the coding sequence ATGTGGATTCGCAAGTGCTATCTGGATGATCAGTCCGATCTTCAATCCCCCATTCCGTTGCAGATTTGTTCCAACGAAGAATTCATTCCGCCGCCGCAAACGGAAAAACAAAAGGAAGTGGGATACCGGCTGCGCGAGATGGCTGATCAATGCGCCAAGCGGCTGGGCATGACGCGTCGTCAGTTCCTGCAAACGTCCTGCGGCATGGCCGCCGCGCTGCTTTGCTACAACGAGGTCTTTGGCAAAGTCTACGAGGTTGATCCCATTGAGGCGCTCGACCCCGCTGCGTCCGTCGAGCGGTGGCCTAAGACCGAGTTCATCTTCGACAACCAGACCCACCACATTGATGTTGAGTCCGGCTGGTTTCATCGCACCGAGGCCGGACGCCAGGCCGCTGCCTTCTTGCGTCGCTTCCGTCCCAACGAGCAAACGACCGAAGAGGCACTCGAAGCACTCAATCAGGCTCATTATGTCAAGGAGCTGTTTTTCGATTCCGATACGCTCATGGCCATCATCAGTGGTGTCCCCTCATCGGAGTGGAATGAAAACATCCTTCCGCCGGATAAGATGGTGAAAACGCGCAACGATATCAATCGCTGGGCCCGATCGCAGCGGATGCTCTCGCACGGCCTCTTGCGCCCCAATCGTGGTCCGGCCGAATTCGAGGAGATGGAGCGTCAGGTCAAAGTCCTCAAGATCGACTCCTGGAAGATGTATCCCGGAGCGGAGATCAATCGGGGCGCCTGGTGGCTGGACGACGAGAAGGTCGCCTATCCCTTCTGGGAGCGGACGCGGAAGCTCGGCATCAAGAACCTCTGCATCCATAAAGGGCTGCCGCTCGGATTGTTCAATGAAGAGCACTGCCATCCTCGCGATGTCGAGAAAGCGGCCAAGGATTTTCCCGACCTCAACTTCATCATCTACCATTCGGGGTTCCATCCGACGGCCCGCGTGAGCGAGAAACAACGGAGCGATCCCCAGTACATTCCCTGGATTTCCGAGTTGATCGAGATCGTGCGCCGTAACAACCTCCAGAACGTCTATTTCGAGCTGGGCTCGACCTGGAACATCCTGTCGAGCATTCGACCTGAAATGGCCATGCATCTGTTCGGTCAACTGCTCAATCTTCCGGGCGGCGAGGATCACATCATCTGGGGGACCGACTCGATCTGGAATGGTAGTCCGCAAAGCCAGATCGAGCGATTCCGGCGCTTCCAGATCCGTGACGATATCGCCGAGAAATACGGCTACAAGAAGCTCACCCCAGAGATCAAGGCCAAGGTCTTTGGTCTGAACGCCGCTCGTCTATACAAAATTGACGTGAAGGCCAAACGCAACGCCATTGTGACCGATCAAATCGCGCAGTTGAAGGAGGAATATCTCACCCATCCCCAGCCCTCCAATACCGAGTTCGGATGGGTCTGGGTTGACTGA
- a CDS encoding TonB-dependent receptor, which yields MVLSAGSVIIFTLLMALGAQSPSPPSGGTLRGFVADPSGSAVVSAQVTVTDAHRRMRQTVRTNSEGRFTLPLPAGENYELRITADGFVEHVQRVTLAENETISLSITLAIAPLTETLVVTPGRTEQKLGDIPAPVTSLARGAVESSPALVVDDLLRQVPTFSLFRRSSSLASHPTTQGVSLRGIGPSGVSRTLVLLDNAPYNDPFGGWVAWSGIPLETVERVEIVPGSGSHLYGTYAYGGVINILTRAPERRSWRLTTQFGTQETGTLDGGFSDVFGRFAFSLGGSYVSTDGYPVVARAERGAIDTTATARYGTARLTLEYARSRVRLFLRGHLLDEHRRNGTHLQRNSTVAKFLTGGIIGDTAGGSHWQILTFAHLKAFHSTFTEIASDRSRERITLFQRVPTNSVGSSFLWSRRMAHRHLLTAGTDLRWIEGQSQELVPSATGIVVRRRVAGGTQWLGGFFFQDQVMATERLTITLTGRFDHWRNTDALSRETVLASGDSTETRFPVKSNSLVSPRVGVLYRVTDRWSLWGAASGGFRAPTLNELYRQFRVGNVVTLANDQLGPERLLGGEGGIRYAPADNLLFRLTGFWNRITGSISNATLSVTPTLITQKRQNLGRTRIRGLEADIEYRPTTRWRWTAAYLYDDATIREFPANPLIEGNRIPQVPAHRFSIQAQYTHPSRLSIFWQGRFVSRQFDDDRNQFALERFFLADLSLSRSWSQGIDLFVNVENLFNTTYAVGKTPFTTVGAPRRIRLGIRLSLAPR from the coding sequence ATGGTGCTCTCGGCTGGTTCCGTGATCATTTTCACTCTCTTAATGGCCCTGGGGGCTCAGAGTCCCTCGCCTCCCTCAGGGGGCACACTCCGCGGATTCGTCGCCGATCCCTCCGGGTCGGCCGTCGTCTCGGCGCAGGTCACGGTGACCGACGCACATCGTCGGATGCGGCAGACCGTTCGCACGAACTCCGAGGGACGGTTCACACTTCCCTTGCCCGCCGGCGAAAATTACGAACTGCGCATCACTGCCGATGGTTTTGTTGAGCATGTGCAGCGGGTCACCCTAGCTGAGAACGAGACCATCTCCCTCAGCATTACGTTGGCCATTGCTCCCCTCACGGAGACACTCGTGGTCACGCCGGGACGCACGGAGCAAAAATTGGGAGATATTCCGGCCCCGGTCACAAGCCTGGCGCGTGGCGCGGTGGAGTCGTCACCCGCGCTTGTTGTGGACGATCTGCTGCGTCAGGTCCCGACGTTCAGTCTCTTCCGCCGGTCGAGCAGTCTCGCGTCGCATCCCACCACCCAGGGCGTCTCGTTGCGGGGAATCGGGCCGAGTGGCGTGAGCCGCACGCTCGTCCTTCTGGACAATGCGCCGTACAATGATCCGTTCGGCGGTTGGGTGGCCTGGAGCGGGATTCCACTGGAAACGGTCGAGCGGGTCGAGATCGTGCCGGGAAGTGGCTCCCATCTCTACGGTACATATGCTTACGGCGGCGTCATCAATATCCTCACCCGCGCCCCGGAACGGCGAAGCTGGCGACTCACGACCCAGTTCGGCACTCAGGAAACGGGAACGCTCGACGGAGGATTCAGCGATGTTTTCGGTCGCTTCGCTTTCTCTCTGGGGGGCAGCTACGTGTCAACCGATGGATATCCGGTCGTCGCTCGTGCCGAGCGCGGCGCAATTGATACAACCGCCACTGCCCGGTACGGGACGGCCAGACTGACGCTCGAATACGCGCGGTCTCGCGTGCGCCTCTTTCTCCGGGGCCATTTGCTCGATGAACACCGGCGCAACGGAACTCACTTGCAGAGAAATTCCACTGTGGCCAAGTTCCTGACAGGGGGCATCATCGGTGATACCGCCGGCGGCAGTCACTGGCAAATTCTCACATTCGCTCACCTCAAAGCATTCCACAGCACCTTCACCGAAATTGCCAGCGATCGGAGCCGGGAACGAATCACGCTCTTTCAACGGGTTCCGACCAACAGTGTGGGCTCTTCTTTTCTTTGGTCCAGGCGCATGGCCCACCGTCACCTCCTTACGGCGGGAACCGACCTCCGCTGGATTGAAGGCCAGAGTCAGGAACTCGTCCCATCAGCGACGGGGATCGTTGTTCGTCGGCGTGTGGCTGGAGGAACGCAGTGGCTGGGAGGATTTTTCTTCCAGGATCAGGTGATGGCGACCGAGCGACTGACGATCACCCTCACGGGGCGATTCGACCACTGGCGAAACACCGATGCGCTCAGCCGGGAAACAGTCCTCGCCTCCGGCGATTCAACCGAGACGCGATTCCCCGTCAAAAGCAATAGCCTCGTCAGTCCCCGCGTCGGCGTACTCTATCGGGTCACCGACCGATGGTCGCTCTGGGGAGCGGCAAGCGGTGGGTTCCGGGCCCCGACACTGAATGAGCTGTACCGCCAATTCCGTGTGGGCAACGTCGTCACGCTGGCCAACGACCAGTTGGGGCCGGAACGACTCCTCGGGGGCGAAGGTGGCATCCGTTATGCTCCCGCGGACAATCTCCTGTTTCGGCTGACAGGCTTCTGGAATCGCATCACAGGGTCCATCTCCAACGCAACATTGAGTGTCACGCCCACTCTCATCACCCAGAAGCGACAGAATCTCGGTCGCACGCGCATCCGGGGACTCGAAGCGGACATCGAATACCGGCCCACGACGCGATGGCGGTGGACGGCCGCCTATCTCTACGATGATGCGACCATTCGCGAGTTCCCCGCCAATCCCCTGATCGAAGGGAATCGCATCCCACAGGTACCGGCCCACCGGTTCTCGATTCAGGCTCAATACACCCATCCGTCACGACTGTCCATCTTCTGGCAGGGCCGGTTCGTCAGCAGACAATTCGATGATGACCGAAACCAGTTCGCGCTGGAGAGATTCTTCCTGGCCGATCTCTCTCTGAGCCGATCCTGGAGCCAGGGGATTGATCTGTTCGTGAATGTCGAGAACCTGTTCAATACAACCTATGCTGTTGGAAAAACTCCTTTCACGACCGTTGGCGCACCGCGTCGGATTCGCCTGGGGATTCGTCTTTCTCTCGCCCCACGATGA
- a CDS encoding TonB-dependent receptor has protein sequence MRRLSRRTVFPSFVVVTLVVMVPAIGAQNPTGSIRGTVVDERGAVIQSATVTITNRATGDTRRLTTGADGSYVADNLLPGMYEVRVEAPGFTTSVQTITVQVGSTSSGDCMLRVGSPSEVVEVVGEAPLIDRTSYKIDGVITRQKIDALPLNGRNFLQLAMLEPGVTVSVSNPGAANNLFNVSVAGAPAERTRITVDGGSVTDQVTGGAGQNFSTETIQEFQISTFNFDLSTGYTGVGAVNIISRTGTNEFHGTAFYYYRDHNIAAFPTLRRSAFNPDPFFQRAQYGGSLGGPIKRDRAFFFGNVEWLNQNSAISTIHTGFPAFSQFDTITTSTYDAVVWNVRGDVRLSDRNTMFLRFSGDDNDAYAPDGTNQLPSVWRVNRNRDYNVQGALTTLLGSNLINDLRFNFHRIGNNSDTPTARECPPSLPTCIGLGGAQVQVLGTNFVIGNSSNAPQWRRLYRYQTNENISWLKGDHRFRFGAEWEHQYGKGAWAFAEPAVIVLHDPRNVLLVNAQVAQAPLPDAAKQALTIPLPAAFTRPGVPLTLADILQLPIAVAFVGIGDPSQPPPFNVGKARRNNRIRFYGQDSWTIARGFTLSYGVAYQFETTLYNHDLPKPALIRPLVGSLNPTNKDKNNIAPAFGFAWDIGNKGKTVIRGGAGIFYDTNILFRRLQERANIGPLGNGRVLVSGAFFQNPLQFPQIPGLPAPLNQINPPVGAPINFTTIPTKFTGKNFLDLLATQTPVIQARLQALGNAGLTGIDFFKTGNDIYDPVIPVEYTEHYTLGVQRQLPHDMALSADFVWRHWLHMEMQNDRNLFNRVGGPIIPRCVGAQAADPRVLCSNGPISIRQNSGRRTYKALLVKLDKRFSRRYLFTASYALQDQTTFFTGEDLTDWFRHHGPISPRQSLVVSAVVDLPRGFQLSVITAHGSPGPFNARIPSNIDLNGDGTRGDTLPGLPINTLGYGTSKEDLARLVAEFNQNFAGKRDAAGATIPFLVLPGQFEFGDSFHTTDVRVSKSFRLAERVSLQVMAEVFNLFNIANLGGYSGALDFTANPSQPPTSFSFGQPTLRAGQNFGQGGPRAFQFAARVSF, from the coding sequence ATGCGCCGATTGTCGCGTCGCACCGTTTTCCCGTCCTTCGTGGTGGTGACGCTGGTCGTCATGGTTCCGGCCATCGGGGCCCAGAATCCGACGGGCTCGATTCGCGGGACCGTGGTGGATGAGCGCGGCGCTGTGATTCAGAGCGCCACCGTCACCATTACCAATCGTGCCACCGGAGATACGCGTCGGCTCACAACCGGCGCCGACGGATCCTACGTGGCGGATAATCTCCTCCCCGGCATGTATGAAGTCCGCGTGGAGGCGCCGGGATTCACCACGTCCGTTCAAACGATCACCGTGCAGGTGGGCAGCACCAGCTCGGGGGATTGCATGCTCCGCGTGGGCTCGCCGAGTGAAGTCGTTGAGGTCGTCGGCGAAGCGCCGCTCATTGACCGAACCAGCTATAAGATTGATGGTGTCATCACCCGACAGAAAATTGACGCTCTGCCGCTCAACGGGCGAAACTTCCTCCAGCTGGCGATGCTCGAGCCGGGCGTGACGGTATCCGTCTCCAATCCCGGCGCAGCCAATAATCTGTTCAACGTGTCGGTGGCCGGTGCCCCGGCCGAACGCACGCGCATCACCGTTGATGGTGGCAGTGTGACCGATCAGGTCACCGGTGGAGCCGGACAAAATTTCTCGACCGAGACGATTCAGGAGTTTCAAATCTCCACGTTCAACTTCGATCTCTCGACCGGGTATACGGGTGTGGGGGCAGTCAACATCATCTCGCGCACGGGCACGAACGAGTTTCACGGCACCGCTTTCTACTACTACCGGGATCACAACATTGCTGCCTTTCCCACACTGCGCCGGAGCGCCTTCAATCCTGATCCCTTTTTCCAGCGCGCTCAGTATGGTGGCTCTCTCGGCGGTCCCATCAAGCGGGATCGAGCGTTTTTCTTTGGCAACGTCGAGTGGTTGAATCAGAATTCGGCGATTTCCACGATTCACACCGGATTTCCCGCCTTCAGCCAGTTCGACACGATCACCACGAGCACCTACGATGCGGTGGTGTGGAACGTGCGCGGCGATGTTCGTCTGAGCGATCGCAACACGATGTTCCTCCGCTTTAGCGGAGACGATAACGATGCCTATGCCCCTGATGGAACCAACCAGTTACCCTCGGTCTGGCGGGTCAACCGAAATCGGGATTACAACGTTCAGGGAGCGCTGACGACGTTGCTCGGCTCCAACCTCATCAACGATCTTCGGTTCAATTTCCATCGCATCGGCAACAACAGCGATACGCCCACAGCCCGCGAATGTCCGCCGTCGTTGCCGACCTGTATCGGTCTGGGAGGGGCGCAAGTGCAGGTTTTGGGCACGAACTTCGTCATCGGCAATAGCTCCAATGCGCCGCAGTGGCGACGGCTCTACCGCTACCAGACCAATGAAAACATCAGTTGGCTCAAGGGGGATCATCGCTTCCGCTTCGGTGCCGAGTGGGAACATCAATACGGGAAAGGAGCCTGGGCCTTTGCCGAACCTGCCGTCATCGTGTTGCACGATCCCCGCAACGTGTTGTTGGTGAATGCGCAGGTAGCCCAAGCGCCGCTGCCTGATGCGGCCAAGCAGGCCCTGACCATTCCGCTTCCGGCAGCGTTCACGCGACCGGGCGTTCCCCTGACGCTCGCGGATATTTTGCAGCTTCCCATCGCGGTGGCGTTCGTCGGCATAGGTGATCCTTCCCAGCCGCCACCTTTCAATGTCGGCAAGGCGCGTCGCAACAATCGCATACGCTTCTACGGTCAGGATTCCTGGACTATTGCGCGCGGCTTCACGCTCAGTTACGGCGTGGCTTATCAGTTTGAGACCACCCTCTACAACCATGATCTGCCCAAGCCCGCGCTCATTCGTCCTCTCGTCGGCAGCCTCAACCCCACCAACAAGGACAAAAACAACATCGCTCCCGCGTTCGGCTTCGCCTGGGACATCGGCAACAAAGGCAAGACGGTGATTCGTGGTGGTGCGGGAATTTTCTATGACACCAACATCCTCTTCCGTCGGCTTCAGGAGCGAGCCAACATCGGGCCGCTGGGCAACGGGCGTGTGCTCGTATCGGGAGCCTTCTTCCAGAATCCTCTGCAGTTCCCTCAGATCCCCGGTCTGCCCGCGCCGCTCAACCAGATCAATCCGCCCGTCGGCGCGCCGATCAATTTCACGACGATTCCCACCAAGTTCACCGGGAAGAATTTCCTCGATCTGCTGGCGACCCAGACGCCGGTGATTCAGGCGCGGCTTCAAGCCCTCGGCAATGCCGGCTTGACCGGCATTGATTTCTTCAAGACGGGGAACGACATTTACGATCCGGTCATTCCGGTCGAGTATACCGAGCACTATACCCTCGGCGTGCAGCGACAGTTGCCACATGACATGGCGCTGTCGGCGGATTTCGTCTGGCGGCACTGGCTCCACATGGAGATGCAGAATGACCGCAATCTCTTCAATCGCGTCGGAGGTCCGATCATTCCTCGGTGTGTGGGAGCGCAGGCGGCCGATCCGCGCGTCCTGTGTTCCAACGGTCCGATCTCAATCCGTCAAAACAGCGGGCGACGGACCTACAAGGCGCTGCTCGTGAAGCTCGACAAGCGCTTCTCCCGGCGCTACCTGTTCACGGCCTCCTATGCTCTTCAGGATCAAACCACCTTCTTCACCGGTGAGGACCTGACCGACTGGTTCCGACATCACGGGCCGATCAGTCCGCGTCAGTCGCTCGTTGTCAGTGCGGTGGTGGATCTGCCGCGCGGCTTCCAACTGTCGGTCATCACAGCTCACGGCAGTCCGGGTCCCTTCAATGCTCGCATTCCCAGCAACATTGATCTCAACGGGGACGGGACCCGAGGCGATACGCTGCCGGGATTGCCCATTAACACGCTGGGCTACGGAACGAGCAAGGAAGACCTGGCGCGACTCGTCGCCGAGTTCAATCAGAATTTTGCCGGCAAACGTGATGCCGCCGGAGCCACCATTCCGTTCCTTGTCCTTCCCGGCCAGTTCGAGTTCGGCGATAGTTTCCACACAACGGATGTCCGGGTTTCCAAATCGTTCCGGCTGGCCGAGCGCGTCTCGCTTCAGGTGATGGCCGAGGTCTTCAATCTCTTCAATATCGCGAATCTGGGCGGCTACAGCGGGGCGCTCGATTTCACGGCCAATCCCTCGCAGCCTCCGACCAGTTTCAGCTTCGGTCAACCGACGTTGCGGGCCGGGCAGAACTTCGGTCAGGGAGGTCCACGGGCGTTCCAATTCGCCGCCCGCGTGAGTTTCTAA
- a CDS encoding cytochrome c: MRKRTFAFGVTVVVMVCGLCLGGSSSAESKKKGPVTFAGDVAPIFYKHCVVCHRPGQIAPMSLLTYRDARPWAKAIRQVVLQREMPPWYADPQYGEFINDRRLTQEEIDTLVAWVDGGAREGNPKDLPPPPTFPDEEWTIGKPDVVLSMTEEASIPADGVVPYKYYVVPTNFTEDKYVQAAEIKRGNPSVVHHVIITVREPGDGPLPPPGELRSGSERFDAEGGGRSRDGQRRSSSRNPDGMLVGWAPGMTPLVLRPGHAKLIKKGSVLIFQMHYTTTGTPATDRTSVGLIFAKAPVEKRVITAGAFNRNFVIPPGHPNYEARSYFEFREDAHILSFMPHMHLRGKDFEYRLIYPDGTTKVLLRVPRYNFNWQLEYWVKEPIAAPKGSRLECIAHYDNSAGNKYNPDPTQEVRWGQQTWEEMMIGWFNYTLDSQDLRKETAHLALAGQK; this comes from the coding sequence ATGCGGAAGAGGACATTTGCCTTCGGAGTGACGGTGGTTGTGATGGTTTGTGGGTTGTGTCTTGGCGGCTCGTCGTCGGCGGAGTCCAAAAAGAAAGGTCCGGTGACGTTCGCCGGCGATGTCGCTCCCATTTTCTACAAGCATTGCGTGGTCTGCCACCGACCGGGACAGATCGCGCCGATGTCGCTTCTGACGTATCGGGATGCGCGACCCTGGGCCAAGGCCATCCGCCAAGTCGTTCTCCAGCGCGAGATGCCACCCTGGTATGCCGATCCGCAGTACGGGGAGTTCATCAACGATCGGCGATTGACGCAGGAAGAGATAGATACCCTGGTGGCCTGGGTGGATGGTGGAGCCCGCGAGGGCAATCCCAAAGACCTGCCGCCTCCGCCGACGTTTCCCGATGAGGAGTGGACTATCGGCAAACCCGACGTCGTTCTCTCCATGACCGAGGAGGCCAGCATTCCCGCCGATGGCGTGGTTCCCTACAAGTACTATGTGGTGCCTACAAACTTCACCGAGGACAAGTACGTTCAGGCAGCGGAGATCAAGCGCGGCAATCCGAGCGTCGTGCACCACGTCATCATCACCGTGCGGGAGCCCGGCGATGGACCGTTGCCTCCGCCGGGCGAACTCCGCTCCGGCAGCGAACGCTTCGATGCGGAGGGAGGAGGACGGTCGCGCGACGGCCAGCGGCGCAGTTCATCCCGCAATCCCGACGGCATGCTGGTCGGATGGGCTCCGGGCATGACGCCGCTCGTCCTCCGTCCGGGTCACGCCAAACTGATCAAGAAGGGATCCGTGCTCATCTTCCAGATGCACTATACGACGACGGGTACACCCGCCACCGACCGCACGAGCGTGGGCTTGATTTTCGCCAAGGCACCGGTGGAAAAGCGAGTCATCACGGCGGGAGCCTTCAATCGCAATTTCGTGATTCCGCCCGGTCACCCCAACTACGAAGCACGCTCCTACTTCGAGTTCCGGGAGGATGCTCATATTCTCAGCTTCATGCCTCACATGCATCTTCGCGGCAAGGATTTCGAATATCGTCTCATCTATCCGGACGGGACAACCAAAGTCCTGCTGCGCGTGCCCAGGTATAACTTTAACTGGCAGCTCGAATACTGGGTGAAGGAACCCATCGCCGCTCCCAAGGGGAGTCGGCTGGAATGCATCGCTCACTATGACAATTCGGCGGGCAATAAATACAACCCGGATCCAACCCAGGAGGTTCGCTGGGGACAGCAAACCTGGGAAGAGATGATGATCGGGTGGTTCAATTACACCCTCGATAGCCAGGACTTGCGCAAGGAGACCGCTCATCTTGCCCTAGCGGGTCAGAAATGA